The Lycium barbarum isolate Lr01 chromosome 12, ASM1917538v2, whole genome shotgun sequence genome includes a region encoding these proteins:
- the LOC132622063 gene encoding serine/threonine-protein phosphatase 7 long form homolog, whose product MTEDQFIWEPYSDELIESLPDYCRVGRNIWRARVTIFCWDVVEVHLPDRVMRQFGMIQEIPPTPFAFDPTHFNHDRRGRPNTNWEFEHAQWLPFWHQRLRYVINAPVNHESLRYDDPYLVWFRRITRLVIGNPTSRPQRQQGYVPNATAYEAMVRYIHSVVDKAKSLGDQPLFEEFYMFRAMVRSEGEEKVVLLVGGNVLLREVKCLSKWMKCIRKMSKQSRKMIQQQQIVILVPLQEATLTNSLRHQL is encoded by the exons ATGACGGAGGATCAG tttatttgggaaccATATTCTGATGAATTAATTGAGAGCCTTCCCGATTATTGTCGTGTTGGACGAAATATATGGCGTGCTAGAGTCACAATATTTTGTTGGGATGTTGTCGAGGTTCACTTGCCTGATCGAGTTATGAGGCAATTTGGAATGATACAGGAGATACCACCAACTCCGTTTGCATTTGATCCCACACATTTCAACCACGATCGTCGGGGAAGGCCAAATACAAATTGGGAATTTGAGCATGCACAATGGTTGCCATTTTGGCACCAACGACTTCGATACGTTATTAATGCACCGGTCAATCATGAATCACTTCGGTACGATGACCCCTACCTTGTTTGGTTCAGACGCATTACTCGTCTTGTTATTGGTAATCCTACTTCGCGTCCTCAGCGACAACAAGGTTATGTGCCTAATGCAACGGCTTATGAAGCAATG GTGCGTTATATTCATTCAGTGGTTGATAAAGCAAAATCACTCGGTGATCAGCCATTATTTGAGGAATTTTATATGTTTCGTGCAATGGTGCGGAGTGAAG GCGAGGAAAAGGTGGTGTTGCTGGTAGGAGGGAACGTGCTATTAAGAGAGGTTAAGTGTCTATCGAAATGGATGAAATGCATTAGGAAGATGTCCAAGCAGTCCCGGAAGATGATCCAGCAACAACAAATTGTAATATTAGTTCCACTTCAAGAGGCGACACTCACGAATTCACTCAGGCATCAGCTATGA